One stretch of Corallococcus soli DNA includes these proteins:
- a CDS encoding DUF3592 domain-containing protein: MQFAIPHAPRRVRLAQVPGAVARLVRGVLVALGVTALLGLGIGWVGRFFVEEQRFAARAEEVPALVARSHAPPASAREDADGTLDVLYTFADMEHTVAGVRTRADFAAGLGPGAQVMLLVDPSRPGQPREAAYARERASRMGWMPWGLGLGALVAAAGFGWEVRRLWRKEVVPLRLGALVWLTPDDGHLPEGKGEAEFPAHYFRQDVKQAVRARCRPQRAPVRNGGKVLAAVVPSEPGWCRVIDEELARKLGWVR, translated from the coding sequence ATGCAATTCGCCATTCCCCATGCTCCCCGCCGTGTGCGTCTGGCCCAGGTCCCCGGCGCGGTGGCGCGGCTGGTGCGCGGGGTGCTGGTGGCGCTGGGGGTGACGGCGCTCCTGGGGCTGGGCATCGGGTGGGTGGGGCGCTTCTTCGTGGAGGAGCAGCGCTTCGCGGCGCGCGCGGAGGAGGTGCCCGCGCTGGTGGCCCGCAGCCATGCGCCTCCGGCGTCCGCTCGCGAGGACGCGGACGGCACGCTGGACGTGCTCTACACGTTCGCGGACATGGAGCACACGGTGGCGGGGGTCCGCACCCGGGCGGACTTCGCGGCGGGCCTGGGGCCGGGCGCGCAGGTGATGCTGCTGGTGGACCCTTCACGCCCCGGGCAGCCGCGCGAAGCCGCGTATGCGCGCGAGCGTGCCTCCCGCATGGGGTGGATGCCCTGGGGCCTGGGGCTGGGCGCGCTGGTGGCCGCCGCCGGCTTCGGCTGGGAGGTGCGGCGGCTGTGGCGCAAGGAGGTGGTGCCCCTGCGCCTGGGCGCGCTGGTGTGGCTCACCCCGGACGACGGCCACCTGCCAGAAGGCAAGGGCGAGGCGGAGTTCCCCGCGCACTACTTCCGCCAGGACGTGAAGCAGGCCGTGCGGGCGCGCTGCCGCCCCCAGCGGGCCCCCGTGCGCAATGGCGGCAAGGTGCTGGCGGCCGTCGTCCCGAGCGAGCCCGGGTGGTGTCGGGTCATCGACGAGGAGCTGGCGCGGAAGCTGGGCTGGGTGCGCTGA
- a CDS encoding TVP38/TMEM64 family protein, producing MVVSIGGLVMLRLLGPDFIDQRTIRELLLPLGDYAPLAYVAFLAIRPLTLLPGQILTAVGGMMFGTLAASLYSLTGSFLSATLLYFVARKLGTRPMQRLAGSKYPAIAKAAKRHDFQFTFLACINPLCPTDIMLVAGAASGARFWPSVLGVVLGTIPGTILTAQFGSGLAQGRTMMTAVAAVGMVVSLVLGVVFGRRFYKEVNEAAAESPAPEAELGGASPAQQLSGAKVPLTTP from the coding sequence ATGGTCGTGTCCATCGGCGGTCTGGTGATGCTCCGGCTCCTGGGGCCGGACTTCATCGATCAGCGCACCATCCGCGAGCTGCTGTTGCCCCTGGGCGACTACGCGCCGCTGGCCTACGTGGCCTTCCTGGCGATCCGCCCCCTGACGTTGCTGCCGGGGCAGATCCTCACCGCCGTCGGTGGGATGATGTTCGGGACGCTCGCAGCAAGCCTCTATTCACTAACAGGCAGCTTCCTGTCTGCCACGCTGCTCTACTTCGTTGCCCGCAAGCTGGGCACCCGGCCCATGCAGCGGCTGGCTGGCAGCAAGTACCCGGCGATCGCCAAGGCGGCGAAGCGGCACGACTTCCAGTTCACGTTCCTGGCGTGCATCAACCCGCTGTGCCCCACGGACATCATGCTGGTGGCGGGCGCGGCCAGCGGCGCGCGCTTCTGGCCGTCCGTGCTGGGCGTGGTGCTGGGCACCATCCCTGGCACCATCCTCACCGCGCAGTTCGGCAGCGGGCTCGCGCAGGGCCGCACGATGATGACCGCCGTGGCCGCGGTCGGCATGGTCGTCTCGCTGGTGCTGGGCGTCGTCTTCGGCCGCCGCTTCTACAAGGAGGTCAACGAAGCGGCCGCGGAGTCCCCCGCTCCAGAGGCGGAGCTTGGCGGCGCATCTCCGGCCCAGCAGCTCTCCGGCGCCAAGGTCCCGCTCACCACGCCGTGA
- the thiD gene encoding bifunctional hydroxymethylpyrimidine kinase/phosphomethylpyrimidine kinase, with translation MTPFPVAIALTIAGSDSGGGAGIQADLRTFSFHRVHGTSALTAVTAQNTRGVTRVDLLPPESVTAQVAAVASDMRVDAVKVGMLAHRGIIEAVAEQLAHVPVGPVVVDPVMVSRAGSQLLDDAAVTSLRARMLPLAAILTPNRHEARLLAGMDIETLEDMREAARRIHALGPRAVLVKGGGMQGALRGTDVWFDGTHLETLAVEPVETPNTHGTGCTLSAAIAARLALGSTPLEAVRLAKTYVTAALRYPLAVGHGNGPIGHFFPLNPP, from the coding sequence ATGACGCCCTTCCCTGTCGCCATCGCCCTCACCATCGCCGGCTCTGACAGCGGCGGTGGCGCGGGAATCCAGGCGGATCTCCGCACCTTCTCCTTCCACCGCGTCCACGGCACCAGCGCCCTCACGGCGGTCACCGCGCAGAACACGCGCGGCGTCACCCGCGTGGACCTGCTGCCGCCGGAGTCCGTCACCGCCCAGGTGGCGGCCGTGGCGTCGGACATGCGCGTGGACGCGGTCAAGGTGGGCATGCTGGCCCACCGGGGCATCATCGAGGCGGTGGCGGAGCAGCTGGCCCACGTCCCGGTGGGGCCCGTCGTGGTGGATCCCGTGATGGTGTCGCGCGCGGGCTCCCAGCTGCTCGACGACGCGGCGGTGACGTCCCTGCGCGCGCGGATGCTCCCCCTGGCCGCGATCCTCACGCCCAACCGCCATGAGGCGCGGCTGCTCGCGGGGATGGACATCGAGACGCTGGAGGACATGCGCGAGGCGGCCCGCCGCATCCACGCACTGGGCCCCCGCGCCGTCCTGGTGAAGGGCGGCGGCATGCAGGGCGCCCTGCGGGGCACCGACGTGTGGTTCGACGGGACGCACTTGGAGACGCTCGCCGTGGAGCCCGTGGAGACGCCGAACACGCACGGCACCGGGTGCACGCTGTCCGCGGCCATCGCCGCGCGGCTCGCCCTGGGAAGCACGCCGCTGGAGGCCGTGCGGCTCGCCAAGACGTACGTCACGGCGGCGCTGCGCTACCCGCTCGCCGTGGGTCACGGGAACGGCCCCATCGGGCACTTCTTCCCGCTGAACCCGCCGTGA
- a CDS encoding DEAD/DEAH box helicase has translation MAEQSPPSVPRPSQDPNAPPFQTEADLRAWLRAEGLEHLTRLSLALLTPRVEAAYLPQVRAVISRRRLVELLAVDSLDRWTAEMLPTPRMRDVLPKLAWRFVEEERAGVAEARASLPERLAPPAEPRTHKVHGMLLAWRALVPPGVAPRPARALSLDALVEEPDLPGFRLKETRISELPVGPASSVFILPDARLTFSPSGVAVDCSCGATFCVHQLAAVDTTLVWLRQRWTEAFGETLEELVRPPWARTLRALERAVEEGPGGGGVEISWRMDVIEGYGVEVAPYVHRRTKKGQRTLGAKLGRRKLLQEYGSQLTPADSRIAALLADNEAPASRALLFELIDHPRIYLEGLDPDLLVRIERQKVGLVAEDRGGTVVVNTGVDGTALPAAMLERVRKSRPEEAVFLWDEGSRLLTVLDVTPEVRALTTVLLRHGNAFPPESHGALLEQLSRFSMRLPVAMPRSVMGESVAPEQLPVLRLEGQPGGGVRLELRVRPLPDGPSFLPGEGPRDVHVRRGTASFHAVRDFGRELAAATALQARLPLQSAEPQEQPFCFLFHSAQGGLAVLALCADFEPRPELEWVGPSMRLVEKRGVQDLKVVLQRKRDWFGVLGGLAVEGERVELARLLDAARRKERFVQVDANTWVEIEAALREHLERLSDHTYASRHGLEVGPSAAEALAGLGTAGADIEADASWKTLVERIFAARELKPRVPASLKTELRDYQHEGFRWLTRLASWNAGGVLADDMGLGKTVQALAVLLERAKLGPALVLAPTSVAFNWRDEAKRFAPSLKVTLFSETEDRGGTLERLGPRDVLVLSYGLLTRDVERLAAQRFATIVFDEAQTLKNAATHRFRAARALQGDFKFALSGTPLENHLGELWALFAVVFPGLLGSLEAFRARFAAPIERQIDPTAAPALARVLQPFLLRRTKAQVEAQLPPRTDVHVPVVLSPPEWTLYEDARLAALSDLETRKSKLKEQERRIEVLAALTRLRLLASHPRLYDASSKLESSKLERFMELIQELREEGHRALVFSQFTSHLALVREVLDAQGIAYEYLDGQTPAAARADRVRAFQEGDAPLFLISLKAGGFGLNLTAATSVIHLDPWWNPAVEDQASDRAHRIGQQRPVTVYRLVARGTIEEQMLALHEHKRALVTGVLEGKDAAGRLSTQELLGLLAQRLPSIDGLDADAPKH, from the coding sequence ATGGCCGAGCAGTCTCCCCCGTCCGTCCCCCGTCCCTCGCAGGACCCGAATGCACCTCCGTTCCAGACGGAGGCGGACCTGCGCGCGTGGCTGCGGGCGGAGGGGCTGGAGCACCTCACCCGCCTGAGCCTCGCGCTGCTCACCCCGCGCGTGGAGGCCGCGTACCTGCCGCAGGTGCGCGCGGTCATCTCCCGCCGGCGGCTGGTGGAGCTGCTGGCCGTGGACTCGCTCGACCGCTGGACGGCGGAGATGCTGCCCACGCCGCGCATGCGGGACGTGCTGCCGAAGCTCGCCTGGCGCTTCGTGGAGGAGGAGCGGGCGGGCGTGGCCGAAGCGCGCGCTTCGCTGCCTGAGCGGCTGGCCCCTCCCGCGGAGCCCCGCACGCACAAGGTCCACGGGATGCTGCTCGCGTGGCGCGCCCTGGTGCCCCCCGGCGTGGCGCCGCGTCCGGCGCGCGCGCTGTCGCTGGACGCCCTGGTGGAGGAGCCGGACCTGCCGGGCTTCCGCCTCAAGGAGACGCGCATCTCCGAGCTGCCGGTGGGCCCGGCGAGCAGCGTCTTCATCCTGCCGGACGCGCGGCTGACGTTCAGTCCGTCGGGCGTGGCGGTGGACTGCTCCTGCGGCGCCACGTTCTGCGTGCACCAACTGGCGGCGGTGGACACCACGCTCGTCTGGTTGCGCCAGCGCTGGACGGAGGCCTTCGGCGAGACGCTGGAGGAGCTGGTGCGGCCCCCCTGGGCGCGGACGCTGCGCGCGCTGGAGCGGGCGGTGGAGGAGGGCCCGGGCGGCGGGGGCGTGGAGATCTCCTGGCGCATGGACGTCATCGAGGGCTACGGCGTGGAGGTCGCGCCCTACGTGCACCGGCGCACCAAGAAGGGCCAGCGCACGCTCGGGGCGAAGCTGGGCCGGCGCAAGCTGTTGCAGGAGTACGGCTCGCAGCTCACCCCCGCGGACTCGCGCATCGCGGCGCTGCTGGCGGACAATGAGGCCCCGGCGTCGCGCGCGCTGCTGTTCGAGCTCATCGACCATCCGCGCATCTACCTGGAGGGCCTGGACCCGGACCTGCTCGTGCGCATCGAGCGCCAGAAGGTGGGGCTCGTCGCCGAGGACCGGGGCGGCACCGTCGTGGTGAACACGGGCGTGGATGGCACCGCGCTGCCCGCGGCGATGCTGGAGCGCGTGCGCAAGTCGCGGCCGGAGGAGGCGGTGTTCCTCTGGGACGAAGGCTCGCGCCTGCTCACCGTGCTGGACGTGACGCCGGAGGTGCGCGCGCTCACCACGGTGCTGCTGCGCCACGGCAACGCGTTCCCCCCGGAGAGCCACGGCGCGCTGCTGGAGCAGCTGTCCCGGTTCTCCATGCGCCTGCCGGTGGCCATGCCCCGCAGCGTGATGGGCGAATCCGTGGCGCCCGAGCAGCTCCCGGTGCTGCGGCTGGAGGGGCAGCCCGGAGGCGGGGTGCGCCTGGAGCTGCGCGTGCGACCGCTGCCGGACGGGCCGTCGTTCCTGCCCGGAGAGGGGCCGCGGGACGTGCACGTGCGGCGTGGCACCGCGTCCTTCCACGCGGTGCGCGACTTTGGCCGGGAGCTGGCGGCGGCCACGGCGCTCCAGGCCCGGCTGCCCCTGCAGTCCGCGGAGCCGCAGGAGCAGCCCTTCTGCTTCCTCTTCCACAGCGCGCAGGGCGGGCTGGCGGTGCTGGCGCTGTGCGCGGACTTCGAACCCCGGCCGGAGCTGGAGTGGGTGGGCCCCTCCATGCGGCTGGTGGAGAAGCGGGGCGTCCAGGACCTGAAGGTCGTCCTGCAGCGCAAGCGGGACTGGTTCGGCGTGCTGGGCGGGCTGGCGGTGGAGGGCGAGCGGGTGGAGCTGGCGCGGCTGCTGGACGCGGCCCGGCGCAAGGAGCGCTTCGTCCAGGTGGACGCGAACACCTGGGTGGAGATTGAAGCCGCGCTGCGCGAGCACCTGGAGCGGCTGTCGGACCACACCTATGCCTCCCGCCACGGGCTGGAGGTGGGCCCGTCCGCGGCGGAGGCCCTGGCGGGGCTGGGCACCGCGGGCGCGGACATCGAAGCCGACGCGTCGTGGAAGACGCTGGTGGAGCGCATCTTCGCGGCCCGCGAGCTGAAGCCCCGGGTGCCGGCGTCGCTCAAGACGGAGCTGCGCGACTACCAGCACGAGGGCTTCCGCTGGCTCACGCGGCTGGCGTCGTGGAACGCGGGTGGGGTGCTCGCGGACGACATGGGCCTGGGCAAGACGGTGCAGGCGCTGGCCGTGCTGCTGGAGCGCGCGAAGCTGGGCCCCGCGCTGGTGCTGGCGCCCACGTCGGTGGCCTTCAACTGGCGGGACGAGGCAAAGCGCTTCGCGCCGTCCCTCAAGGTGACGCTCTTCTCCGAGACGGAGGACCGGGGCGGCACGCTGGAGCGGCTGGGGCCTCGCGACGTGCTGGTGCTCAGCTACGGCCTGCTCACGCGCGACGTGGAGCGGCTGGCCGCGCAGCGCTTCGCCACCATCGTCTTCGACGAGGCCCAGACGCTGAAGAACGCGGCCACGCACCGCTTCCGCGCGGCCCGGGCGCTCCAGGGGGACTTCAAGTTCGCGCTGTCCGGCACGCCCCTGGAGAACCACCTGGGCGAGCTGTGGGCGCTCTTCGCCGTCGTCTTCCCGGGGCTGCTGGGCAGCCTGGAGGCGTTCCGCGCCCGCTTCGCCGCGCCCATCGAGCGGCAGATCGATCCCACGGCCGCGCCCGCGCTGGCCCGGGTGCTCCAGCCCTTCCTGCTGCGCCGCACCAAGGCGCAGGTGGAGGCCCAGCTTCCGCCGCGCACCGACGTGCACGTGCCCGTCGTGCTGTCCCCACCGGAGTGGACGCTCTACGAGGACGCGCGGCTGGCGGCCCTGTCGGACCTGGAGACGCGCAAGTCGAAGCTGAAGGAGCAGGAGCGGCGCATCGAGGTGCTGGCCGCCCTGACGCGGCTGCGGCTGCTGGCGTCGCACCCCCGGCTGTACGACGCCAGCTCCAAGCTGGAGTCCTCCAAGCTCGAGCGCTTCATGGAGCTCATCCAGGAGCTGCGCGAGGAGGGCCACCGCGCGCTCGTCTTCAGCCAGTTCACGTCCCACCTGGCGCTGGTGCGCGAGGTGCTGGACGCGCAGGGCATCGCCTACGAGTACCTGGACGGGCAGACGCCCGCCGCCGCCCGCGCAGACCGCGTGCGCGCCTTCCAGGAGGGCGACGCGCCCCTGTTCCTCATCTCCCTGAAGGCGGGAGGCTTCGGCCTCAACCTGACGGCCGCCACCAGCGTCATCCACCTGGACCCCTGGTGGAACCCGGCCGTGGAGGACCAGGCGTCCGACCGGGCCCACCGCATCGGGCAGCAGCGGCCCGTCACGGTGTACCGGCTGGTGGCGCGAGGGACGATTGAAGAGCAGATGCTCGCGCTCCATGAGCACAAGCGCGCCCTCGTGACTGGCGTCCTGGAGGGCAAGGATGCCGCCGGGCGCCTGTCCACCCAGGAGCTGCTCGGTCTGCTCGCGCAGCGGCTGCCGTCCATCGACGGCCTGGACGCCGACGCCCCGAAACACTGA
- a CDS encoding general stress protein: MSDKDNKGSMTVAEAGRKGGETVRNERGREFYETIGRKGGATVKAERGRSFYEEIGRKGGETVKAERGAKFYEEIGKKGGDRVKATRGPNFYEEIGRKGGQKVKKLIEEGKRAALAAKVAQEAAAAGGAPQQEGAAPATTPPAEPTTTPGNE, translated from the coding sequence ATGTCGGACAAGGACAACAAGGGCAGCATGACGGTGGCCGAGGCGGGGCGTAAGGGCGGAGAGACGGTCCGGAACGAGCGCGGTCGCGAGTTCTACGAGACCATCGGCCGCAAGGGCGGCGCCACGGTGAAGGCCGAGCGCGGTCGTTCCTTCTACGAGGAGATTGGCCGCAAGGGCGGAGAGACCGTCAAGGCCGAGCGCGGCGCCAAGTTCTACGAGGAGATCGGCAAGAAGGGCGGGGACCGCGTCAAGGCCACCCGCGGGCCGAACTTCTACGAGGAGATTGGCCGCAAGGGCGGTCAGAAGGTCAAGAAGCTCATTGAGGAGGGCAAGCGCGCGGCGCTGGCGGCGAAGGTCGCCCAGGAGGCCGCGGCCGCTGGAGGCGCGCCCCAGCAGGAGGGCGCGGCCCCCGCCACCACCCCTCCGGCGGAGCCGACCACGACGCCCGGCAACGAGTAA
- the mutS gene encoding DNA mismatch repair protein MutS produces MAVTQQMKTGKAAEPVLSEDETTPDVGANEAPAGAREIASLTPMMRQYLEVKALHPDTVLFFRMGDFYEMFFEDAVKASELLQITLTARSKGADKVPMCGFPYHSARRYVAKLIEHGLKVAICEQVTEPGAGPGIVQREVTRVITPGMVLDDEVLEPQASNFLAAMCWGEAGFGAALLEASTGEFYTFEAASLSELVEGLSRVDPRELLVPQGQREAPEVVQVCQRLSRAPAVAEGEGAGFEHTRAAAYLRSHFNVQSLSAFGLDGAPLATGAAGAALRYLKDTQKTAAAHVDRLSRQEKSACLVMDESSRGNLEVLKSLRDGGRKGSLLGVLDRTATGLGARKLARWLSAPLCSLPEIHARLDAVEELAGKSVWREELVATLKEVGDLERLCGRLSLGAGNARDLRALGLSLSQLPRLGTALARCDSGLLKSLAGPLGALPELADVLLRAVTDEPPLVIRDGGFIRPGFNAELDEVVALSTSGKDVLLRIEQREKERTGISSLKIRYNKVFGYYLEVTKANLHAVPKDYIRKQTTVGAERFVTEELKEYEEKVLTAEERRTALELQLFEELRARVVSGAPAIRSAAEAVATADALVSFARCAAEYGYTRPQVDDTEGLSITGGRHPVVERMLGAGESFVPNDVRLDPEDAQLLVITGPNMAGKSTVMRQVALTALMAQAGSFVPAKAARIGLCDRIFTRVGAADNLARGQSTFMVEMTETSHILHHATRRSLVILDEIGRGTSTYDGLSIAWAVAEHIHDKVGARSLFATHYHELVDLARERPRVKNLCVAVKEQGGRVIFLRKLIPGGASRSYGIEVAKLAGLPPEVVSRARELLQNLESGELDDAGRPRVAVRSTAKRSPVNAGQLGLFGGAALVAVPPPPPVHSEVLEALRAASVDRMTPLDALNLLAKLQRELGSS; encoded by the coding sequence ATGGCGGTGACACAGCAGATGAAGACAGGCAAGGCGGCGGAGCCGGTGCTCTCCGAGGACGAAACGACCCCGGACGTCGGGGCGAACGAAGCGCCCGCGGGGGCGCGGGAGATCGCCTCCCTGACGCCGATGATGCGCCAGTACCTGGAGGTGAAGGCGCTGCATCCGGACACGGTGCTGTTCTTCCGGATGGGCGACTTCTACGAGATGTTCTTCGAGGACGCGGTGAAGGCCTCGGAGCTGCTCCAGATCACGCTGACGGCGCGGTCCAAGGGCGCGGACAAGGTCCCGATGTGCGGGTTCCCGTACCACTCGGCGCGCCGGTACGTCGCGAAGCTGATCGAGCACGGCCTGAAGGTGGCCATCTGCGAGCAGGTGACGGAGCCGGGCGCGGGGCCGGGCATCGTGCAGCGGGAGGTGACGCGCGTCATCACCCCCGGCATGGTGCTGGACGACGAGGTGCTGGAGCCGCAGGCCAGCAACTTCCTGGCGGCCATGTGCTGGGGGGAGGCGGGCTTCGGCGCGGCGCTGCTGGAGGCGTCCACCGGCGAGTTCTACACCTTCGAGGCGGCCAGCCTGTCGGAGCTGGTGGAGGGCCTGTCGCGCGTGGACCCGCGCGAGCTGCTGGTGCCCCAGGGCCAGCGTGAGGCGCCGGAGGTGGTGCAGGTGTGCCAGCGGCTGTCGCGCGCGCCGGCGGTGGCGGAAGGGGAGGGCGCGGGCTTCGAGCACACCCGGGCGGCGGCCTACCTGCGCTCGCACTTCAACGTGCAGTCGCTGTCCGCGTTCGGGCTGGACGGGGCGCCGCTGGCCACCGGGGCGGCGGGGGCGGCGCTGCGCTACCTGAAGGACACGCAGAAGACGGCCGCCGCGCACGTGGACCGGCTGTCGCGGCAGGAGAAGTCCGCGTGTCTGGTGATGGACGAGTCCTCGCGGGGCAACCTGGAGGTGCTCAAGAGCCTGCGCGACGGGGGCCGCAAGGGGTCGCTGCTGGGCGTGCTGGACAGGACGGCCACGGGGCTGGGGGCGCGGAAGCTGGCGCGCTGGCTGTCCGCGCCGCTGTGCTCGCTGCCGGAGATCCACGCGCGGCTGGACGCGGTGGAGGAGCTGGCCGGCAAGAGCGTGTGGCGCGAGGAGCTGGTGGCCACCCTCAAGGAGGTGGGCGACCTGGAGCGGCTGTGCGGCCGGCTGTCGCTGGGCGCGGGCAACGCACGGGACCTGCGCGCGCTGGGGCTGTCGCTCTCGCAGCTGCCCCGGCTGGGAACAGCGCTGGCGCGGTGTGACTCCGGGCTGCTCAAGTCCCTGGCGGGGCCGCTGGGGGCGCTGCCGGAGCTGGCGGACGTGCTGCTGCGGGCGGTGACGGACGAGCCGCCGCTGGTCATCCGCGACGGCGGGTTCATCCGGCCGGGGTTCAACGCGGAGCTGGACGAGGTGGTGGCGCTGTCCACGTCCGGCAAGGACGTGCTGCTGCGCATCGAGCAGCGGGAGAAGGAGCGCACCGGCATCAGCTCGCTGAAGATCCGCTACAACAAGGTCTTCGGGTACTACCTGGAGGTGACGAAGGCGAACCTGCACGCGGTGCCCAAGGACTACATCCGCAAGCAGACGACGGTGGGCGCGGAGCGCTTCGTCACCGAGGAGCTGAAGGAGTACGAGGAGAAGGTCCTCACGGCGGAGGAGCGCCGCACGGCGCTGGAGCTCCAGCTCTTCGAGGAGCTACGGGCGCGGGTGGTCTCCGGGGCGCCGGCCATCCGCTCCGCCGCGGAGGCGGTGGCCACGGCGGACGCGCTGGTGTCCTTCGCCCGGTGCGCGGCGGAGTACGGCTACACGCGACCCCAGGTGGACGACACGGAGGGGCTGAGCATCACGGGCGGCCGGCACCCGGTGGTGGAGCGGATGCTGGGCGCGGGCGAGTCCTTCGTGCCCAACGACGTGCGGTTGGATCCGGAGGACGCGCAGTTGCTGGTCATCACCGGCCCCAACATGGCGGGCAAGAGCACGGTGATGCGGCAGGTGGCGCTGACGGCGCTGATGGCGCAGGCGGGCTCGTTCGTGCCGGCGAAGGCGGCGCGCATCGGCCTGTGCGACCGCATCTTCACGCGCGTGGGCGCGGCGGACAACCTGGCGCGCGGGCAGTCCACGTTCATGGTGGAGATGACGGAGACCAGCCACATCCTCCACCACGCGACGCGCCGCAGCCTGGTCATCCTGGATGAGATTGGCCGCGGCACGTCCACATACGACGGCCTGTCCATCGCCTGGGCGGTGGCGGAGCACATCCACGACAAGGTGGGAGCGCGCTCGCTGTTCGCGACGCACTACCATGAGCTGGTGGACCTGGCGCGCGAGCGGCCCCGGGTGAAGAACCTGTGCGTCGCGGTGAAGGAGCAGGGCGGCCGGGTCATCTTCCTGCGCAAGCTGATCCCCGGTGGGGCCAGCCGCTCCTACGGCATCGAGGTCGCGAAGCTGGCGGGCCTGCCGCCGGAGGTGGTGTCGCGGGCCCGGGAGCTGCTCCAGAACCTGGAGTCCGGCGAGCTGGATGACGCGGGCCGGCCCCGGGTGGCGGTGCGCTCCACGGCGAAGCGCTCGCCCGTGAACGCGGGGCAGCTGGGGTTGTTCGGGGGCGCGGCGCTGGTGGCCGTGCCGCCTCCGCCTCCCGTTCACTCGGAGGTGCTGGAGGCGCTGCGGGCGGCGTCGGTGGACCGGATGACGCCGCTGGACGCGCTCAACCTGCTGGCGAAGTTGCAGCGGGAGCTGGGCTCCTCCTGA
- a CDS encoding N-acetylmuramoyl-L-alanine amidase: MRVRFSHLVLPVLMLMAPNAVGASKRNEAEEAYQQARRAYYALKDDAARRKLRHHWLNVVHRFEAVASHYPKSDRAPDALFTAGDLLQELSRISFVEGDLQSAISDYTKLLEAHPKHRLADDAALALARIHVNRLDKPDTARKILTESLATNPKGDQGKEIKALLASLPASNKAPSVRPAVKPLPPTKGAQGTAVAEATAQDRSALVDAISKLAREPAPVPPRHEPSAPAKEPAVVIADAPTVADKALDAKDAGRASSDAKAPESKAPEAVASVRGTVLQPLKPDAAPSESLKPTAPAVAAAPPASSTPATDSATASRTGPKPAEPEVVSSKPPRAVAVSPMPEAPRPVTAPVDAQVAQARLRTVAKQSRNAELTLAEQLGLKVRRVVIDPGHGGHDSGAVGKGGTMEKEVALAISKKVADGLREKGLEVVLTRDDDTFIRLEDRAKLANEAHGDLFISVHCNSAATHKLRGIETYTLNTSADRYSIRLAARENASSEKGISDLQFILADLATKANTEESSRLAKSVQHSLVKGLANKYDGIKDLGHKEALFYVLLGARMPAILVETSFLSHAEEEKRLASERYQDEVAKSIVLGVEEFLGDRRRVAKVD; the protein is encoded by the coding sequence ATGCGCGTACGCTTCTCCCACCTCGTGCTGCCCGTGCTGATGCTCATGGCGCCGAACGCCGTCGGGGCCAGCAAGCGCAACGAGGCCGAGGAGGCGTACCAGCAGGCCCGCCGCGCCTACTACGCGCTCAAGGACGACGCGGCCCGCCGCAAGCTGCGGCACCACTGGCTCAACGTGGTGCACCGCTTCGAGGCCGTGGCCAGCCACTACCCCAAGAGCGACCGCGCCCCCGACGCCCTCTTCACCGCGGGCGATCTGCTCCAGGAGCTGAGCCGCATCTCGTTCGTGGAGGGGGACCTCCAGTCGGCCATCAGCGACTACACGAAGCTGCTGGAGGCGCACCCCAAGCACCGGCTCGCGGACGACGCGGCGCTGGCGCTGGCGCGCATCCACGTCAACCGCCTGGACAAGCCGGACACCGCGCGGAAGATCCTCACCGAGTCGCTGGCCACCAACCCCAAGGGCGACCAGGGCAAGGAGATCAAGGCGCTGCTGGCCTCGCTGCCCGCGTCCAACAAGGCGCCGTCCGTCCGGCCCGCCGTGAAGCCGCTGCCGCCGACGAAGGGCGCCCAGGGCACCGCCGTCGCCGAGGCCACCGCGCAGGACCGCTCCGCCCTGGTGGACGCCATCTCCAAGCTGGCCCGCGAGCCGGCCCCCGTGCCGCCGCGCCACGAGCCGAGCGCCCCCGCGAAGGAGCCGGCGGTGGTCATCGCGGACGCGCCGACCGTCGCCGACAAGGCCCTGGATGCGAAGGACGCTGGCCGTGCGTCCTCCGACGCGAAGGCCCCGGAGTCCAAGGCCCCCGAGGCCGTGGCCTCCGTGCGCGGCACCGTGCTCCAGCCGCTGAAGCCGGACGCCGCCCCCTCCGAGTCCCTGAAGCCCACGGCTCCGGCGGTCGCGGCGGCTCCCCCGGCCTCCTCGACTCCGGCGACGGACAGCGCCACGGCGTCCCGCACGGGGCCGAAGCCGGCCGAGCCGGAGGTCGTCTCCTCGAAGCCGCCCCGCGCGGTGGCGGTGTCGCCCATGCCGGAGGCCCCGCGTCCGGTGACGGCGCCGGTGGACGCGCAGGTGGCGCAGGCGCGGCTGCGGACGGTGGCGAAGCAGTCCCGCAACGCGGAGCTGACGCTGGCGGAGCAGTTGGGGCTCAAGGTGCGCCGCGTGGTCATCGATCCGGGCCATGGCGGGCATGACTCGGGCGCGGTGGGCAAGGGCGGGACGATGGAGAAGGAGGTGGCGCTGGCCATCTCCAAGAAGGTCGCGGACGGCCTGCGGGAGAAGGGGCTGGAGGTCGTGCTCACCCGCGACGACGACACCTTCATCCGCCTGGAGGACCGCGCGAAGCTGGCGAACGAGGCGCACGGCGACCTGTTCATCTCGGTGCACTGCAACTCGGCGGCGACGCACAAGCTGCGCGGCATCGAGACGTACACGCTCAACACCTCCGCGGACCGCTACTCCATCCGCCTGGCCGCGCGCGAGAACGCCTCTTCCGAGAAGGGCATCAGCGACCTCCAGTTCATCCTGGCGGATCTGGCGACGAAGGCGAACACGGAGGAGTCGTCCCGGCTGGCGAAGTCCGTGCAGCACAGCCTGGTGAAGGGCCTGGCCAACAAGTACGACGGCATCAAGGACCTGGGCCACAAGGAGGCGCTGTTCTACGTGCTCCTGGGCGCGCGGATGCCGGCCATCCTGGTGGAGACGTCCTTCCTGTCGCACGCGGAGGAGGAGAAGCGCCTGGCGTCCGAGCGCTACCAGGACGAAGTGGCGAAGAGCATCGTGCTCGGAGTGGAAGAGTTCCTCGGAGACCGGCGCCGCGTGGCCAAGGTAGACTGA